From a single Kitasatospora sp. NBC_00458 genomic region:
- a CDS encoding TadA family conjugal transfer-associated ATPase, whose protein sequence is MPATGTVIPATGPPSEPNPYGRTAREERTAALVDAVRLRLAESGAAPTAGSVATALRAARPPLGGDDVLDTVRSLCAELVGAGPLDRLLAAPDVTDVLVNGPDEVWVDRGGGLRRATGVRFADAEAVRRLAHRLATAAGRRLDDARPWVDARLPDGTRLHAVLPPIAAGCTHISLRVCRSRPFTLDELVGGGSVPPRGAELLAGILRARLSLLVSGGTGTGKTTLLSALLGLVGPGERIVVAEDSAELRPDHPHVVRLQSRPPNQEGLGELTLRDLVRQALRMRPDRLVVGEVRGAEVADLLAALNTGHEGGSGTVHANTAADVPVRLEALGSLAGLDRAALHSQLRAALDVVVHLVREPATGRRRVAEIHTLAGDRHGLAVTTPAVTFTTDGGTVPGPGWERLTRVLAGRGVRLAGGPA, encoded by the coding sequence GTGCCCGCCACCGGGACGGTCATCCCGGCCACGGGCCCGCCGTCCGAACCCAACCCCTACGGGCGGACGGCGCGGGAGGAGCGGACGGCTGCGCTGGTCGACGCCGTCCGGCTGCGGCTGGCCGAGTCCGGGGCCGCACCGACGGCCGGTTCGGTCGCGACCGCCCTGCGTGCCGCCCGGCCGCCGCTCGGCGGCGACGACGTCCTCGACACCGTGCGCTCGCTCTGCGCCGAACTGGTGGGTGCGGGCCCGCTGGACCGGCTGCTGGCGGCGCCCGACGTCACGGACGTCCTGGTCAACGGCCCGGACGAGGTCTGGGTCGACCGGGGCGGTGGGCTCCGCCGGGCCACCGGCGTCCGCTTCGCCGACGCCGAGGCGGTGCGGCGGCTGGCCCACCGCCTGGCCACGGCGGCCGGGCGCCGGCTCGACGACGCGCGGCCCTGGGTGGACGCCCGGCTGCCGGACGGCACCAGGCTGCACGCGGTGCTGCCGCCGATCGCGGCCGGCTGCACGCACATCTCGCTGCGGGTCTGCCGCTCCCGGCCGTTCACCCTGGACGAGCTGGTGGGCGGTGGTTCGGTCCCTCCGCGTGGTGCGGAGCTACTGGCCGGCATCCTGCGGGCCCGGCTCTCGCTGCTGGTCAGCGGCGGCACCGGGACAGGGAAGACCACCCTGTTGTCGGCGCTGCTCGGCCTGGTCGGTCCGGGGGAGCGGATCGTCGTCGCCGAGGACTCCGCCGAGCTGCGACCGGACCATCCGCACGTGGTCCGGCTGCAGAGCCGCCCGCCCAACCAGGAGGGGCTGGGCGAGCTGACGCTGCGGGACCTGGTCCGCCAGGCGCTGCGGATGCGGCCCGACCGGCTGGTGGTCGGAGAGGTGCGCGGGGCCGAGGTCGCGGACCTCCTGGCCGCCCTCAACACCGGCCACGAAGGAGGCTCCGGGACCGTCCACGCCAATACCGCCGCGGACGTGCCGGTCCGACTGGAGGCGCTCGGCTCGCTGGCCGGGCTGGACCGGGCGGCCCTGCACAGCCAGCTCCGGGCCGCACTGGACGTGGTGGTGCACCTCGTGCGGGAGCCCGCCACCGGCAGACGGCGGGTCGCCGAGATCCACACCCTGGCCGGTGACCGGCACGGACTGGCCGTCACCACCCCCGCGGTGACGTTCACGACGGACGGCGGCACGGTCCCGGGGCCCGGCTGGGAGCGGCTGACCCGGGTGCTCGCCGGCCGCGGGGTGCGGCTCGCCGGAGGCCCGGCGTGA
- the ssd gene encoding septum site-determining protein Ssd, translated as MSKPTADRATAGGPEPARPLVLTGDDGLAEHLLRICAAAGTEPRLIRGAPPPRELWEESSLVLVGDDRAGQCSGLPRRAGVLLLGLDLDDPGVWVRAVQLGAEHVLFLPDAEAWLLDRIADAVEGVGTPALTVAVIGGRGGAGASTLACALAVTAARRGRRTVLVDGDPLGGGLDLLLGGETAAGLRWPDLAGSRGRVSGAELARALPVLKRLTALSCLSWDRGDTLAVPPGAMRSVLAAARRRGGLVVVDVPRRLDPAAGQALEQSDTALLVVPAELRAVAAADRVAASARMRIEDVRAVVRPLGPFGLPARKIAQGLRMQLAGVLDPEPGLDADVEQGVPPGIRENGPLARFCVTFLDEVLPPVPAVGGGVY; from the coding sequence ATGTCGAAGCCCACCGCCGACCGCGCCACCGCCGGGGGCCCCGAGCCCGCCCGACCGCTCGTCCTCACCGGGGACGACGGCCTCGCCGAACACCTGCTGCGGATCTGTGCGGCGGCCGGCACCGAACCGCGGCTGATCCGGGGAGCGCCGCCGCCGCGCGAGCTGTGGGAGGAGTCGTCGCTGGTCCTGGTCGGCGACGACCGGGCCGGACAGTGCTCCGGGCTGCCCCGCCGGGCCGGGGTGCTGCTGCTGGGGCTCGACCTCGACGACCCGGGCGTCTGGGTCAGAGCCGTCCAACTCGGCGCCGAGCACGTGCTGTTCCTTCCCGATGCGGAGGCCTGGCTGCTCGACCGGATCGCCGACGCCGTGGAGGGCGTCGGCACCCCGGCGCTCACCGTCGCGGTGATCGGCGGCCGGGGCGGCGCGGGCGCCTCCACCCTGGCGTGCGCGCTCGCCGTGACCGCCGCGCGCCGCGGACGGCGGACCGTCCTCGTCGACGGTGACCCCCTGGGCGGCGGGCTCGACCTGCTGCTCGGCGGTGAGACGGCAGCGGGCCTGCGCTGGCCCGACCTGGCCGGCTCGCGGGGCCGGGTGAGCGGCGCCGAGCTGGCCCGGGCGCTGCCCGTGCTCAAGCGGCTCACCGCGCTGTCCTGCCTCTCCTGGGACCGGGGCGACACGCTGGCCGTGCCGCCCGGGGCCATGCGCAGCGTGCTGGCCGCCGCCCGCCGCCGCGGTGGCCTGGTCGTGGTCGACGTGCCGCGGAGGCTCGATCCGGCGGCCGGGCAGGCCCTGGAGCAGTCCGACACGGCCCTGCTGGTGGTGCCCGCCGAGCTGCGCGCGGTGGCGGCCGCCGACCGGGTGGCGGCGTCCGCCCGGATGCGGATCGAGGACGTGCGGGCCGTGGTGCGCCCCCTGGGGCCCTTCGGGCTCCCGGCCCGGAAGATCGCGCAGGGGCTGCGCATGCAACTCGCCGGGGTGCTGGATCCGGAGCCGGGCCTGGATGCCGACGTCGAGCAGGGAGTGCCGCCCGGCATCCGGGAGAACGGCCCGCTCGCGCGCTTCTGCGTGACTTTCCTGGACGAGGTGCTGCCGCCGGTGCCGGCGGTCGGGGGAGGTGTCTACTGA
- a CDS encoding HAD family hydrolase: MRPHQTGPRTAAFFDLDKTIIAKSSALAFSRPFYQGGLINRRAVLRSAYAQFVFLVGGADHDQMEKMREYLSALTRGWNVQQVREIVAETLHNLIDPIIYDEAASLIEQHHAAGRDVVIVSSSGSEVVEPIGALLGADHVIATRLKIEDGCYTGEIEYYAYAENKAAAIRELAEREGYDLAECYAYSDSSTDLPLLEAVGHPSAVNPDRALRKEAVAREWPVLVFDRPVELRRRLPEFSAPSGSVLTAVAVGTAMLTAGVIWYLARRRRPVA, encoded by the coding sequence GTGCGGCCGCACCAGACCGGCCCGCGGACCGCCGCCTTCTTCGACCTCGACAAGACGATCATCGCCAAGTCGAGCGCCCTCGCGTTCAGCCGCCCCTTCTACCAAGGCGGTCTGATCAACCGTCGGGCCGTCCTGCGAAGTGCGTACGCCCAGTTCGTCTTCCTGGTGGGCGGCGCGGACCACGACCAGATGGAGAAGATGCGCGAGTATCTCTCCGCGCTCACCCGGGGCTGGAACGTGCAGCAGGTCCGCGAGATCGTCGCCGAGACCCTGCACAACCTGATCGACCCGATCATCTACGACGAGGCCGCCTCGCTCATCGAGCAGCACCACGCGGCCGGCCGCGACGTCGTCATCGTCAGCAGCTCCGGCTCCGAGGTGGTCGAGCCGATCGGCGCGCTGCTCGGCGCCGACCACGTGATCGCGACCCGGCTGAAGATCGAGGACGGCTGCTACACGGGCGAGATCGAGTACTACGCCTACGCCGAGAACAAGGCCGCCGCCATCCGGGAGTTGGCCGAGCGCGAGGGCTACGACCTCGCCGAGTGCTACGCCTACAGCGACTCGTCCACCGACCTGCCGCTGCTGGAGGCGGTCGGCCACCCGTCGGCGGTCAACCCGGACCGCGCGCTGCGCAAGGAGGCGGTCGCCCGCGAGTGGCCGGTCCTGGTATTCGACCGGCCGGTGGAACTCCGGCGGCGGCTCCCGGAGTTCTCGGCCCCGAGCGGATCGGTGCTGACGGCGGTGGCGGTCGGCACGGCGATGCTCACGGCCGGGGTGATCTGGTACCTGGCCCGGCGGCGGCGACCGGTGGCCTGA
- a CDS encoding oxidoreductase, with translation MSTGTDPLAPLAQLPGVPDAVAEVRKAVDRLYGHRVMRRRAAEVTSESALRGARASAALAGADWPLEEVRRRSDFGADPGARTVGAALRISAEAGQLLSIWRHSPLQVLARLHLLAVGDSDAPAGRPRQAGEGADDPFPLELPPVEGVDAPVPDAADGPAPGLPPAPGSEEVAARLDQLSRLLVARAEGQGVGTPALVVASVVHGELLALRPFGSHNGLIARAAQRIVLIAEGLDPKSICPAEVGLAELGTDAYRRALAGYLAGTPEGLAAWIGHCGRGLRLGVRESTAVCEAMQRGMV, from the coding sequence GTGAGCACTGGAACAGATCCCCTCGCCCCGCTGGCCCAGCTCCCCGGGGTGCCCGACGCGGTGGCCGAGGTGCGCAAGGCCGTCGACCGCCTCTACGGCCACCGGGTGATGCGCCGCCGCGCCGCCGAGGTCACCTCCGAGTCCGCCCTGCGCGGCGCCCGCGCCTCCGCCGCACTGGCCGGGGCGGACTGGCCGCTGGAGGAGGTCCGGCGCCGCAGCGACTTCGGTGCCGACCCCGGGGCCCGCACGGTCGGCGCCGCGCTGCGGATCTCCGCCGAGGCCGGCCAGCTGCTGAGTATCTGGCGGCATTCGCCGCTCCAGGTGCTGGCCCGGCTGCACCTGCTCGCGGTGGGCGACTCCGACGCCCCCGCGGGACGGCCGCGCCAGGCGGGGGAGGGGGCCGACGACCCGTTCCCGCTGGAGCTCCCCCCGGTGGAGGGGGTCGACGCGCCGGTGCCGGATGCGGCGGACGGTCCGGCGCCCGGACTGCCCCCCGCGCCGGGGTCGGAGGAGGTCGCCGCCCGGCTGGACCAGCTCTCCCGGCTGCTGGTGGCCCGCGCCGAGGGGCAGGGCGTGGGGACCCCCGCGCTGGTGGTCGCCTCGGTGGTGCACGGGGAACTGCTGGCGCTGCGGCCGTTCGGCTCCCACAACGGCCTGATCGCCCGCGCCGCGCAGCGGATCGTGCTGATCGCGGAGGGGCTGGACCCGAAGTCGATCTGCCCGGCCGAGGTCGGCCTCGCGGAGCTGGGGACGGACGCCTACCGGCGGGCCCTGGCGGGCTACCTGGCGGGGACGCCGGAGGGGCTGGCGGCCTGGATCGGCCACTGCGGGCGGGGCCTGCGGCTCGGGGTGCGGGAGTCCACGGCGGTCTGCGAGGCGATGCAGCGCGGCATGGTCTGA